A section of the Diabrotica virgifera virgifera chromosome 8, PGI_DIABVI_V3a genome encodes:
- the LOC126890296 gene encoding uncharacterized protein LOC126890296 — MSATDSKEPAFQKKNFTKLPVHQINPSYTVRVMCCVFFIFLTEIFLAHYVYRLINSEIREDYVAKHSFHHHFLLELRSEEFRNEVRRIFKEFSVTNSSHSLRREKRSVKHRLDYNYLGVQAEEPQVEFFNPKTRVPGDEKDDENLRKLGKKELTPSGDSWIWVTSSSRIPVSRPQLFIFPI, encoded by the coding sequence ATGTCTGCCACCGATTCAAAAGAACCAGCATTTCAAAAGAAAAACTTCACAAAACTCCCTGTGCATCAGATAAACCCCAGTTACACAGTGCGTGTGATGTGCTGcgtgtttttcatctttttaacCGAGATTTTTCTTGCCCACTACGTATATCGGTTGATAAACTCAGAAATCCGCGAGGACTATGTCGCGAAACACTCATTTCACCATCATTTTCTGCTTGAACTACGCAGTGAAGAGTTCCGCAACGAAGTTAGGAGAATTTTTAAGGAATTTAGTGTGACGAATTCTAGCCATAGTTTGAGGAGAGAGAAAAGGAGCGTAAAACATAGGTTGGATTATAATTACTTGGGAGTGCAAGCCGAGGAGCCGCAGGTGGAGTTCTTTAATCCGAAAACAAGGGTGCCTGGAGACGAGAAGGATGATGAAAACTTAAGAAAGCTCGGAAAGAAGGAATTGACACCCAGTGGGGATTCTTGGATATGGGTTACAAGCTCAAGCAGAATACCGGTGAGTCGTCCTCAATTATTTATATTTCcgatataa